Proteins encoded in a region of the Strix uralensis isolate ZFMK-TIS-50842 chromosome Z, bStrUra1, whole genome shotgun sequence genome:
- the TUT7 gene encoding terminal uridylyltransferase 7 isoform X1, producing MGDTAKRCFAKQNKEQEILHQEELKGSPLQKDYKVMDEYGNGYSNKTNTSLQKKKGTPGHYGSSPRRGPRSVLSSSYSLKNTTHSQGSKLNDTQRDQMKKWVSDDHRGTSDSWREYRSAARIPVHSRTRKDSFHEVEGAGNRNVRRQLQEDLMSEDVPDMQKGSSEMKKLRKPRRSRRTRKDEYDQDEVDGPVIDESVLSAKELLGLQQAEERLKRDCVYRLKKQSRSYPSAKYTCKLCDVLIESVAFAHKHIKEKRHKKSLKEKQEEQLLTALPPPTPSQIQAIGVAIENVVQEFGLNNEDLEERLNIKIVMENLLRQKLPECSLRLYGSSYSRFGFKTSDINIDIQFPTNMTQPDVLLLVQESLQNSESFMEVDADFHARIPTVVCREKQSGLICKVSAGNENAWLTTSHLATLGKLEPTVVPLVIAFRYWAKLCCVDHPEEGGLSPYVFALMVVFFLQQRKEPFLPVYLGPWIGGFSLNKLTNFHLKEVENDAVVWEHNPTDDSDLPQETSPRRGKVHLVFDSGQRRTAPAGQLWVELLRFYALEFNMADLVISIRLKETVSRESKDWPKKRIAVEDPYSVRRNVARTLNSQLVYEYILHCLRATYKYFALPHKRSAKLSKKSSPNANEEKSQMLDHGKDTIKPENSELQNLDDRTNTAVVEDCITETTGTPQAHRTDPSKLCDGSEGFTEEELADDISHLGIAHEDSDCIIEEVISGDNEDFKPSCEETESGNEEEEEEEEEEHEQQKRRWNNILTIEQGIDEDSDSGDLPVRVNEHDTETCSISDIEHFQNAALTESDEFGLECSGIVDDKIDVDEESTEDTDELDESLKKFVCSSQSQISQMINSDDEEEEEEESSLLNQRECGGVLRAGDELDNTYIGSGDDDVLSEEEEDFSIPSKYESKHFEENVDGPLRINLSQEHLTEKGSLFEENTIEQCLESELFYEFSKTAFTKGKSPTVVCSLCKREGHLKRDCPEDFKKIELDPLPVLTPKFAVILDQVCVQCYYDFAPNIVEDQAREHIRQNLENFIRQDFPGTKLNLFGSSKNGFGFKQSDLDICMTIDGLETAEGLDCIRIIEDLAKVLKKQSGLKNVLPITTAKVPIVKFFHVRSGLEVDISLYNTLALHNTRLLSSYAAIDPRVKYLCYTMKVFTKICDIGDASRGSLSSYAYTLMVLYFLQQREPPVIPVLQEIYKEPKKPEILVDDWNVYFFDKLDELSVLWPDYGKNTESVGQLWLGLLRFYTEEFDFKEHVISIRRKNLLTTFKKQWTSKYIVIEDPFDLNHNLGAGLSRKMTNFIMKAFINGRRVFGTPIKIFPKEYPSKMEYFFDPEVLTEGELAPNDRCCRICGKIGHFMKDCPMRRKLRRRRDYEDIKIQRYTESKEKRSKEEKETQNKTTENENSVKEGKLHLCTPQKRKLARAIVETGKEKTPRQSAEKWKRLEDRDLREKRCFICGREGHIKKECPQYKGAAGGSKPEVLYGSPSSPSTAKHVGRLNQGVLIHEEKKKQKGKVFLSPQSGSLSNKYMTQGKASPKRTQQES from the exons ATGGGAGATACTGCAAAACGatgctttgcaaaacaaaataaggaacaGGAAATTTTACATcaagaagaattaaaaggaaGTCCCTTACAGAAAGACTACAAAGTCATGGATGAATACGGAAATGGCTATAGCAATAAAACAAATACcagcctgcaaaagaaaaagggaacacCAGGTCATTATGGAAGCAGTCCCAGGCGAGGGCCACGTAGTGTTTTGAGTAGCTCATATTCACTTAAAAACACAACTCACAGTCAAGGGTCAAAGTTAAATGATACCCAGAGAGACCAAATGAAGAAGTGGGTATCTGATGACCATCGTGGTACTTCAGACAGCTGGAGAGAGTACAGATCCGCTGCCAGGATTCCTGTGCATAGCAGGACAAGAAAGGACTCTTTTCATGAAGTTGAAGGTGCTGGAAATAGAAATGTAAGACGACAGCTTCAGGAAGACTTAATGAGTGAAGATGTACCAGACATGCAGAAAGGAAGCTCAG AAATGAAGAAACTTAGGAAACCAAGAAGATCGAGAAGAACTAGAAAAGATGAGTATGATCAAGATGAAGTGGATGGTCCAGTCATAGATGAATCTGTGCTGTCAGCAAAAGAACTTCTAGGGTTGCAGCAAGCTGAAGAACGATTGAAGAGAGACTGCGTTTATAGACTGAAGAAG CAATCTCGAAGCTACCCATCAGCAAAATACACCTGCAAATTATGTGATGTTTTGATTGAGTCGGTGGCTTTTGCTCATAAGCATATTAAAGAGAAAAGACACAAGAAAAGCCTAAAG gaaaaacaagaagaacAGCTGCTGACTGCTCTGCCACCTCCAACACCTTCTCAGATACAAGCTATTGGTGTTGCTATTGAAAATGTAGTACAGGAGTTTGGCTTAAATAATGAAGATCTAGAAGAAAGGCTCAACATTAAAATAGTGATGGAAAACTTACTGCGTCAAAAATTGCCAG AGTGCTCATTGAGATTGTATGGCTCCTCCTATAGCAGATTTGGTTTCAAAACTTCAGACATAAACATAGATATCCAGTTTCCTACCAAT ATGACTCAACCAGATGTTCTCTTACTTGTGCAAGAAAGTCTCCAGAACAGTG AATCTTTTATGGAAGTTGATGCAGATTTCCATGCTAGAATACCAACGGTGGTGtgcagagaaaagcaaag TGGCCTTATTTGTAAAGTGAGTGCAGGGAATGAGAATGCTTGGCTGACAACAAGCCATTTGGCTACACTTGGAAAACTGGAACCTACTGTAGTACCTTTAGTAATTGCCTTCAGGTACTGGGCGAAG ttgtgcTGTGTTGATCATCCTGAAGAGGGAGGCTTGTCACCTTACGTGTTCGCTTTAATGGTTGTTTTCTTTCTACAACAGAGGAAAGAGCCTTTTCTACCTGTCTATTTGGGACCCTGG attGGAGGATTCTCATTAAACAAATTAACtaattttcatctgaaagaagTTGAGAATGATGCTGTGGTTTGGGAGCATAACCCCACTGATGATTCTGATTTGCCACAAGAAACTTCCCCTAGAAGGGGCAAG GTTCACTTAGTATTTGATTCAGGACAGCGGCGTACAGCACCTGCTGGTCAGCTCTGGGTAGAACTGCTTCGTTTCTATGCCTTGGAGTTCAATATGGCTGATTTGGTTATTAGCATACGGCTCAAAGAAACAGTGTCTCGTGAGTCAAAGGACTGGCCTAAAAAGCGCATTGCTGTGGAAG ACCCATATTCAGTCAGAAGGAATGTGGCAAGAACTCTGAACAGCCAGTTAGTGTATGAGTATATTCTTCACTGTCTGAGAGCAACTTACAAGTATTTTGCCTTGCCTCACAAAAGAAGTGCAAAATTGAGCAAAAAATCCTCTCCAAATGCCAATGAGGAGAAATCTCAAATGCTGGACCATGGAAAAGATACTATAAAGCCTGAAAATTCTGAGTTGCAAAACTTGGATGATAGAACAAACACAGCAGTAGTGGAAGATTGCATAACTGAGACTACAGGTACACCCCAGGCACATAGAACTGATCCTTCAAAACTGTGTGATGGCTCAGAAGGCTTCACAGAAGAAGAGCTGGCTGATGATATAAGTCATTTGGGAATTGCCCATGAGGATTCAGACTGCATAATTGAGGAAGTTATTTCTGGAGATAATGAGGATTTTAAACCAAGTTGTGAAGAGACAGAGAGtggaaatgaagaggaagaagaggaggaagaggaagaacatgaacaacaaaaaagaagatGGAATAATATCTTGACTATTGAGCAGGGAATAGATGAAGACAGTGATAGTGGAGATCTCCCTGTTAGAGTGAATGAGCATGATACAGAGACATGTAGTATTTCAGACATAGAACACTTTCAAAATGCTGCACTTACAGAGAGTGACGAGTTTGGCTTAGAATGCAGTGGTATAGTGGATGACAAGATTGACGTTGATGAGGAGAGCACTGAAGATACTGATGAACTGGATGAATCCCTGAAAAAATTCGTATGTTCATCACAGAGTCAAATATCCCAAATGATTAACTCAGAtgatgaggaagaagaagaggaagaatcaAGTCTTCTAAACCAGAGAGAGTGTGGCGGTGTCCTAAGAGCTGGAGATGAACTAGATAACACATATATTGGATCTGGAGACGATGATGTACTGTCAGAGGAAGAAGAAGATTTTTCTATCCCAAGTAAATATGAGAgcaaacattttgaagaaaatgtggaTGGACCTTTGAGGATCAACTTGAGTCAAGAGCATCTTACTGAGAAGGGAAGCCTTTTTGAAGAGAACACAATAGAACAGTGTTTAGAATCGGAACTTTTTTATGAATTCAGTAAAACAGCGTTTACAAAGGGCAAG TCTCCTACAGTAGTATGTAGCTTGTGCAAACGGGAAGGTCATTTAAAGAGGGATTGTCCAGAAGACTTCAAGAAAATTGAGCTTGACCCACTGCCAGTGCTGACACCCAAATTTGCAGTTATTCTAGATCAAGTTTGTGTCCAATGTTACT atgatttCGCTCCAAATATTGTAGAGGATCAGGCTCGGGAACATATAAGACAAAACTTGGAAAACTTCATCAGACAGGATTTCCCAG GAACCAAGCTGAATTTGTTTGGCTCCTCAAAAAATGGCTTTGGCTTCAAACAAAGTGACCTTGATATCTGTATGACGATAGATGGGCTGGAAACTGCCGAG GGACTTGATTGCATCAGAATCATTGAAGATTTAGCAAAAGTTCTCAAGAAGCAGTCAG GTTTAAAAAATGTCTTGCCTATAACTACTGCTAAAGTGCCAATTGTCAAATTTTTCCATGTCAGAAGTGGTCTTGAAGTAGACATCAGTTTATATAATACTCTG gCCTTACATAACACAAGACTCCTGTCATCATATGCAGCCATTGATCCTAGAGTAAAATATCTGTGTTACACAATGAAAGTATTTACGAAG ataTGTGACATTGGAGACGCATCTCGAGGTAGCCTTTCTTCTTATGCATATACTCTTATGgtgctttattttcttcaacaGAGAGAGCCACCTGTCATCCCTGTTCTTCAAGAG ATCTACAAAGAACCAAAAAAGCCTGAAATTCTAGTTGATGACTGGAACGTATATTTCTTTGATAAATTAGACGAGTTG TCAGTTCTTTGGCCAGACTACGGCAAAAACACTGAATCTGTTGGGCAGCTGTGGCTGGGACTTCTCCGTTTCTACACAGAAGAATTTGATTTCAAAGAGCATGTCATCTCCATTAGGAGAAAAAATCTGCTTACAACTTTCAAGAAGCAGTGGACCTCCAAATATATTGTAATTGAAG ACCCCTTTGATTTGAACCACAATCTTGGAGCTGGATTGTCAAGAAAAA tgACAAATTTTATAATGAAGGCTTTTATCAATGGCAGAAGGGTATTTGGTACccctataaaaatatttcctaaagaATATCCATCAAAAATG GAGTACTTTTTTGATCCAGAGGTGCTAACGGAAGGAGAATTGGCACCAAATGATAGGTGCTGCAGAATTTGTGGTAAAATTGGCCATTTCATGAAAGATTGTCCCATGAGAAGAAA ACTAAGACGGCGTCGTGATTACGAAGATATCAAAATCCAGAGGTACacagaaagcaaggagaaaagaagcaaagaggaaaaagaaactcagaataaaacaactgaaaatgagAACTCAGTCAAGGAGGGAAAGTTGCATCTATGTACACCTCAGAAGAGGAAACTAGCAAGAGCAATAGtggaaactggaaaagaaaagactCCCAGGCAATCAGCAGAAAAGTGGAAGCGCCTGGAAGACAGAGACTTAAGAGAAAAACGTTGTTTTATCTGTGGAAGAGAAGGTCATATTAAAAAGGAATGCCCACAGTATAAAGGAGCTGCAG GTGGTTCAAAACCAGAAGTGTTGTATGGATCCCCTTCTTCACCCAGCACTGCCAAACATGTTGGTAGATTAAATCAG GGAGTGCttatacatgaagaaaaaaagaaacaaaaaggaaaagtatttttgagTCCCCAGTCAG GCAGCCTTTCCAATAAATACATGACTCAGGGAAAAGCCTCACCGAAGAGGACCCAACAAGAATCATGA